From one Gallionella capsiferriformans ES-2 genomic stretch:
- a CDS encoding tyrosine-type recombinase/integrase, which translates to MERPDAYDKQDSQLQSLIMLGAYTGARIAELCAIKVADVTDSSFHIIEAKTGAGVREVPIHSSIKELVGKLKAESVDGYLLSGLTFNKYGDRSNAIGKRFGILKTDLKYSGGHVFHSIRKTLTTLLENAGVSENLAADIVGHEKPRITYGLYSGGATLKVKQAAMERVKYPF; encoded by the coding sequence GTGGAGCGGCCGGACGCTTACGATAAACAGGACAGCCAGCTACAAAGCCTGATTATGTTGGGAGCGTACACGGGCGCACGGATAGCCGAGCTATGCGCCATCAAGGTTGCCGATGTGACGGACTCTTCCTTCCATATCATTGAGGCCAAGACAGGGGCTGGAGTGAGGGAAGTGCCTATTCACTCATCCATTAAGGAGCTGGTGGGTAAACTCAAGGCGGAATCCGTAGATGGCTATCTGCTCTCAGGGCTTACCTTCAACAAGTACGGGGACAGGTCAAATGCTATAGGGAAGCGCTTCGGGATTCTCAAGACTGACCTGAAATACAGCGGCGGCCATGTGTTCCACTCAATCAGGAAAACCCTCACCACGTTACTTGAGAATGCTGGAGTGAGTGAGAACCTAGCGGCTGACATAGTAGGCCATGAGAAGCCGAGGATCACCTACGGGCTTTACTCAGGGGGCGCTACCTTGAAGGTCAAACAGGCGGCGATGGAGCGGGTGAAGTATCCATTCTGA
- the tnpC gene encoding IS66 family transposase, whose protein sequence is MNSLDKTDHSVTSQSRDDEIARLTELVQSLNSTLKTQDIKIQALIQEVAYLRRMRYGVKNEAMSAEQRSLFEDDVVQDIAAVEAELPATTAAPRARSGRQTLPEHLERVVVRHEPDSCTCSACQSDLVKIGEDVSEQLDIEPARFFVIRHIRPQYACRKCETITAAPVAPAVIDGSLAAPGLLTWVATSKYLDHLPLYRLEQIAARQQVNLSRSTMSEWIGRMGFALQPLADRLSELLRQRQVLHADETPVKQLDPGAGKTKRAYLWSYRSNDLDEGPPIVVFDYQCSRSGQHARDFLHGWQGSLMVDDYGGYKKMFAADAQFAVTELGCWAHARRKFFDLQVSGAHPQAAEALRRIAQLYAVEAEAREMDHAARGEHRLLNSLPILVDMHDWLIRLRIATADGSGLARAIDYSLHRWPSLIRYAQTGNLPIDNNPVENAIRPIALGKKNWLFAGSERTGKRAAAIQSLFATAKLNGIEPSAWLKDTLEKLPVWTMRRIDELLPIKPTA, encoded by the coding sequence ATGAATTCACTGGATAAAACCGATCATTCTGTCACTTCTCAGTCTCGCGATGACGAGATTGCCCGTCTCACCGAACTTGTTCAGTCGCTGAATTCAACGCTCAAAACACAAGATATCAAGATTCAGGCACTGATCCAGGAGGTGGCTTATCTGCGCCGCATGCGGTATGGCGTCAAGAACGAAGCGATGAGCGCAGAACAGCGCTCATTGTTCGAGGATGATGTGGTTCAGGATATCGCCGCCGTTGAAGCCGAGCTACCGGCAACGACTGCAGCACCGAGAGCGCGTTCCGGTCGCCAGACCTTGCCCGAACATCTGGAGCGTGTCGTTGTGCGCCACGAACCGGATTCCTGCACCTGTTCCGCCTGCCAGTCCGATCTGGTCAAGATCGGCGAAGATGTCAGCGAACAACTGGACATCGAACCGGCGCGCTTCTTTGTGATTCGCCATATTCGCCCGCAGTATGCCTGCCGCAAGTGCGAAACCATCACCGCAGCACCCGTGGCGCCTGCGGTAATCGACGGCTCGTTGGCCGCGCCCGGTTTGCTGACCTGGGTTGCCACTAGCAAATATCTGGATCATCTGCCGCTGTACAGGCTGGAACAGATCGCCGCCCGGCAACAAGTCAATCTGTCGCGCAGCACCATGAGCGAATGGATCGGTCGCATGGGCTTTGCCCTGCAACCGCTTGCAGACAGGCTATCTGAACTGCTCAGGCAACGGCAGGTACTGCATGCCGACGAAACACCGGTGAAACAACTGGATCCGGGAGCAGGCAAGACCAAGCGTGCTTATCTGTGGAGCTACCGGAGTAACGATCTGGATGAGGGACCTCCGATCGTGGTGTTCGATTACCAGTGCAGCCGATCCGGTCAGCATGCGCGAGACTTTCTGCATGGCTGGCAAGGAAGTCTCATGGTCGACGACTACGGCGGCTACAAGAAGATGTTTGCCGCCGATGCACAATTTGCTGTTACCGAGCTTGGCTGCTGGGCGCATGCCCGGCGCAAATTCTTCGACCTTCAGGTCAGTGGCGCACATCCACAGGCGGCGGAAGCGTTGCGGCGTATTGCCCAACTTTACGCTGTTGAAGCAGAGGCTCGCGAAATGGACCATGCGGCCCGTGGAGAACACCGCCTACTAAACAGTCTGCCGATACTGGTGGACATGCACGACTGGCTGATCCGCTTACGTATCGCAACGGCTGACGGCAGCGGACTGGCCCGTGCGATCGACTACAGCCTGCATCGTTGGCCCAGCCTGATTCGCTATGCACAGACCGGCAATCTACCCATCGATAATAACCCGGTGGAAAATGCGATCCGCCCGATTGCACTGGGTAAGAAGAACTGGTTATTTGCAGGAAGTGAACGTACGGGCAAACGGGCTGCTGCAATTCAAAGCTTGTTCGCTACCGCCAAGCTCAATGGCATTGAACCGTCCGCCTGGCTGAAAGACACACTGGAAAAACTCCCCGTCTGGACTATGCGCCGCATCGACGAATTGCTGCCTATCAAACCGACTGCATAA
- the tnpB gene encoding IS66 family insertion sequence element accessory protein TnpB (TnpB, as the term is used for proteins encoded by IS66 family insertion elements, is considered an accessory protein, since TnpC, encoded by a neighboring gene, is a DDE family transposase.) has protein sequence MIQPEQVFLHAEPVDMRWSMDRLSLLIQQIDGRSPCDGTAYGFTNRNYSRLKLLIWDGTGVWLCHRRLHKGRFKWPAPGETLFQMSAEQWRWLTTGVDWQRLCASPSVQWRV, from the coding sequence ATGATCCAGCCGGAACAGGTATTCCTGCACGCGGAACCCGTAGACATGCGCTGGAGCATGGATCGACTGTCATTGCTGATCCAGCAGATTGACGGACGTTCTCCCTGCGATGGCACAGCCTATGGATTCACCAATCGCAATTACTCCCGCCTGAAGCTATTGATCTGGGATGGCACCGGCGTCTGGTTGTGCCATCGTCGCCTGCACAAGGGACGTTTTAAATGGCCTGCACCCGGTGAAACCTTGTTCCAAATGAGCGCGGAACAATGGCGTTGGTTGACAACCGGAGTGGACTGGCAACGGCTGTGTGCATCACCTTCCGTGCAGTGGCGAGTTTAG
- the tnpA gene encoding IS66-like element accessory protein TnpA, with product MSTTNPAPRRRTYTTEFRQGLVAQCQPGVSVSRIALAHGINTNLLRKWIDRYRNQLPASVSAEPSKLVAVQVELPVKAQTEAACTEPIEISLTKRTTHINIRWPGNQAQACATWLSAWLK from the coding sequence ATGAGTACTACGAATCCTGCACCTCGCCGACGCACGTATACAACCGAGTTCAGGCAAGGACTGGTCGCACAATGCCAGCCTGGCGTATCTGTTTCAAGAATCGCGCTGGCGCACGGTATCAATACCAACCTGCTGCGCAAATGGATCGACCGCTACCGGAATCAACTGCCAGCCTCTGTCTCAGCAGAACCTTCAAAACTGGTTGCCGTTCAAGTCGAATTGCCGGTAAAGGCTCAGACTGAAGCCGCTTGCACTGAGCCCATTGAGATTAGTCTGACCAAGCGCACCACGCACATCAACATCCGCTGGCCAGGCAATCAAGCGCAAGCTTGTGCCACATGGTTAAGTGCGTGGCTCAAATGA
- a CDS encoding DUF6538 domain-containing protein translates to MAHIERRRQLWYATLEVPTGVRSLFDGKRRLVKSLGTPDKREAEILAAPLVASWKAQFRQAMGITNPVHLEALLWKRELESKAHDPDQLQIAEEFLTDKARELVKTKGKEAAQEFHGIATGTRTQSNAHYEAWKAQLGHLKPKTIDQMVKDVSMMLGKFSSLESINKKAVKGWLEELEKDGKKSASLERIVSFCRNYWKYLQSQDVVPIDIDPFFGVVNLTKNKKASTAGSWIPFKPSDVVTLWKKAGDKQ, encoded by the coding sequence ATGGCACACATAGAACGCCGCCGTCAGCTTTGGTACGCAACACTAGAAGTCCCAACGGGAGTTAGAAGCCTCTTTGATGGTAAGCGGAGGTTGGTTAAGTCACTCGGTACACCTGACAAGCGGGAAGCTGAGATATTGGCAGCGCCACTGGTGGCAAGCTGGAAGGCTCAATTCAGACAAGCAATGGGGATAACCAACCCCGTGCATCTTGAGGCGCTACTATGGAAACGTGAGTTGGAATCCAAGGCGCATGACCCAGATCAGCTACAGATTGCCGAGGAATTCCTAACTGACAAAGCGCGGGAGTTGGTTAAAACCAAAGGGAAGGAAGCTGCCCAAGAGTTCCACGGCATCGCCACAGGTACACGCACCCAGAGCAATGCACACTATGAGGCATGGAAGGCGCAACTAGGCCACCTGAAACCCAAGACCATTGACCAGATGGTAAAGGATGTCTCAATGATGTTGGGTAAGTTTTCATCCCTTGAGTCCATCAATAAGAAGGCTGTGAAGGGCTGGCTTGAGGAGTTGGAGAAGGACGGCAAGAAGTCCGCCTCACTGGAGCGCATAGTCAGCTTCTGCCGTAATTACTGGAAGTACCTGCAATCACAGGATGTTGTGCCGATTGATATTGACCCATTCTTCGGGGTTGTCAACCTCACCAAGAACAAGAAGGCTTCCACGGCTGGCTCATGGATTCCCTTTAAGCCCTCCGATGTTGTCACCCTATGGAAGAAGGCAGGGGATAAACAGTAA
- a CDS encoding NADP(H)-dependent aldo-keto reductase, with product MEYRQLGSSDLQVSALSLGTMTFGEQNSEADAHAQLDLATAHGVNFIDTAEMYPVAPRAETQGLTERYIGSWLKHQRRDQLIIASKIAGPARGFSWIRNGPRINREHLNAAIDGSLKRLQTDYLDLYQIHWPDRYVPMFGATSYEASQEHETTPIAEQLLTLSELVEAGKIRHIGLSNETPWGVAEFVRCAEQMGLPKVISIQNAYHLMNRTFESGLAEVCHHTHIGLLAYSPLAFGHLSGKYISDPKAVGRITLFPGFGQRYNKINVPSASAAYVQIAMQAGLDPAQMALAYARTRWFTASVILGATTRSQLLDNLASAELTLSAEVIDQIDAIHKLYPNPAP from the coding sequence ATGGAATACCGGCAATTAGGCAGCAGCGATTTACAGGTGTCAGCACTCAGTTTGGGAACCATGACTTTCGGCGAGCAGAACAGCGAGGCGGATGCCCACGCGCAACTTGATCTGGCCACGGCGCATGGTGTGAATTTTATCGATACCGCCGAGATGTATCCGGTGGCCCCCAGAGCCGAAACCCAAGGACTCACCGAACGCTATATCGGCTCATGGCTCAAACACCAGCGACGCGATCAGCTGATCATAGCCAGTAAAATTGCGGGCCCCGCTCGCGGCTTCTCGTGGATACGCAACGGCCCGCGCATCAACCGTGAACACCTGAATGCTGCGATCGACGGCAGCCTCAAGCGCTTGCAGACCGACTATCTGGATTTGTACCAGATTCACTGGCCGGACCGCTACGTACCGATGTTCGGTGCGACCAGCTATGAAGCATCGCAGGAACATGAAACCACACCGATTGCAGAACAACTGCTGACCCTCTCCGAATTAGTCGAAGCGGGAAAAATACGCCATATCGGTCTGTCCAACGAAACGCCATGGGGGGTCGCCGAATTTGTGCGCTGTGCGGAGCAAATGGGACTGCCGAAAGTGATCAGCATCCAGAATGCCTACCATCTGATGAACCGCACCTTTGAGAGCGGACTTGCCGAAGTCTGCCATCATACTCACATCGGACTCTTAGCTTACAGCCCGCTAGCCTTTGGCCATCTGTCAGGCAAGTATATCTCCGACCCGAAGGCTGTCGGACGCATCACGCTGTTTCCCGGTTTCGGCCAGCGCTATAACAAGATCAACGTTCCCTCTGCCAGTGCCGCCTACGTGCAAATCGCCATGCAAGCCGGACTTGACCCCGCACAGATGGCCTTAGCCTATGCCCGCACCCGCTGGTTCACCGCGAGCGTGATTCTGGGCGCAACAACGCGCTCGCAACTGCTCGATAATCTGGCGAGTGCAGAACTGACACTCTCAGCCGAGGTCATCGATCAGATCGACGCCATCCACAAACTGTATCCGAATCCTGCACCGTAG
- a CDS encoding GGDEF domain-containing protein — protein sequence MLVVSWAVSRQYMEQASEHSAKDAAIINDNLNERKSNQLIASRQLASQKNLGSTLWYLSQYAHSGENRETLFVTYQQLVKDTYKMGRVAKLSDIAIYDFEGKLVSFAQFDGHRTRVGFVERTPKVVFSVAVLADGEELTRNNMRTISTVAGLSAQLSDPMLSYEKIDYVINAGGLAIRSQMPIMGEVFGLGAQAKQLGWVVMVQPLGQAFVDHVSHLTDTRVNVFVGNMLSSANLPAYQTLSDGGAGKVDEGGFNEIVIGRNSFYQRLLPVMGEGRRIATIAVLSSQEAVLKNTRQMLEILGLIAISSLVVILPFAWYLANSISRPLTLLSRVFRGVASGRGMVNRELAELAGHRGDEMGELAESFFAMSQAVKQKIQQINEINASLEDSVAQRTRELQIANDELTKLATHDALTGLPNRQLVNDRLLQALSAARREKTTMALMFIDLDEFKPVNDKYGHAVGDLLLKEAARRIHECLRKSDTVARIGGDEFIVLLPVIETELDACGVAEKIRASLNLPFYLSGEQLSISSSIGIAIYPEHGLDEHALCQHADIAMYQAKNSGRNAVRIFREAA from the coding sequence ATGCTGGTCGTATCATGGGCTGTCAGCCGCCAATACATGGAGCAAGCCAGTGAGCATTCGGCAAAGGATGCTGCCATTATTAACGACAATTTGAACGAGCGTAAATCCAATCAGTTGATCGCATCGCGCCAGTTGGCAAGTCAAAAAAATTTAGGATCGACGCTCTGGTATCTCTCGCAATATGCTCATAGCGGGGAAAATCGTGAAACGTTATTCGTCACTTACCAGCAGTTGGTTAAGGACACCTATAAAATGGGTCGTGTTGCAAAATTATCGGACATTGCTATTTATGATTTTGAAGGGAAGCTGGTAAGTTTTGCTCAGTTTGACGGGCATCGTACGCGGGTCGGTTTTGTAGAGCGCACCCCGAAAGTCGTGTTTTCAGTTGCTGTATTAGCGGATGGCGAAGAGTTGACCCGGAATAACATGCGAACGATCAGCACCGTTGCCGGGTTGAGTGCACAGTTAAGCGACCCAATGCTAAGTTATGAAAAGATCGACTATGTCATCAATGCCGGTGGGCTGGCGATCCGGTCGCAAATGCCGATTATGGGCGAGGTGTTTGGGCTGGGGGCGCAGGCGAAGCAACTCGGATGGGTGGTGATGGTGCAGCCATTAGGGCAGGCTTTTGTTGATCATGTCTCGCACCTGACTGACACTCGAGTCAATGTTTTTGTCGGCAATATGTTAAGCAGTGCGAATTTGCCGGCTTACCAGACCTTGTCAGACGGAGGGGCGGGCAAGGTGGATGAGGGGGGCTTTAATGAGATTGTGATTGGGCGAAACTCTTTTTATCAGCGCCTGTTACCTGTCATGGGCGAAGGCCGTCGTATCGCGACAATCGCGGTATTGAGTTCGCAGGAGGCCGTATTAAAAAATACCAGACAAATGCTTGAGATACTGGGATTGATTGCTATTTCTAGTCTGGTAGTCATCTTGCCGTTCGCCTGGTATTTAGCAAACTCCATCTCACGTCCATTGACCCTGCTAAGTCGGGTCTTTCGCGGTGTGGCAAGTGGACGCGGGATGGTCAATCGTGAGCTTGCCGAATTGGCGGGGCATCGTGGAGACGAAATGGGCGAGCTTGCCGAAAGTTTTTTTGCGATGAGTCAAGCCGTAAAACAGAAGATTCAACAGATTAACGAGATCAATGCCTCTTTAGAAGACAGCGTTGCTCAGCGTACCCGCGAGTTGCAGATTGCTAACGATGAGCTCACCAAATTGGCGACTCATGATGCGCTGACCGGACTGCCTAATCGGCAGTTGGTGAATGATCGCCTGCTGCAGGCGTTGTCGGCTGCGCGGCGCGAAAAAACTACCATGGCACTGATGTTTATCGATCTGGATGAGTTCAAACCGGTTAATGACAAGTATGGTCATGCAGTGGGTGATTTATTGCTCAAAGAAGCGGCTAGACGCATACACGAATGCCTGCGTAAATCAGATACAGTGGCCCGCATTGGCGGAGATGAATTCATTGTGCTATTGCCTGTTATTGAAACTGAACTGGATGCGTGCGGGGTTGCAGAGAAAATTCGCGCCTCGCTTAACCTGCCGTTTTACCTGTCAGGTGAGCAGTTGAGCATCTCATCGAGCATAGGGATTGCTATTTATCCTGAGCACGGTCTCGATGAGCACGCTTTATGCCAACATGCGGATATTGCAATGTATCAAGCCAAAAACAGCGGACGTAATGCCGTGAGGATTTTTCGGGAAGCTGCGTAG
- a CDS encoding IS4 family transposase: MNRGKTVFAQLLDFVPFNHFEYLTERFAANHGIKHFSAWSQFICMAYAQLTRRDGLRDLVACLNSQKSKLYHIGIRSKVSRSTLADANERRDWRLFEALGHRLISIALELYRDEDIGLGLKEPLYAMDSTTIDLCLTLFPWAEFRSTKAAVKAHTIIDLRGSIPVFLSITTGKVHDVNLLDVIPFPAGTIVVIDRGYLHFARLYALHQRQVTFVIRAKNNLRFTWIASREVDKATGLRCDQTILLATPKSKTAYPERLRRVSFRDPETGKHLVFLTNRFDLPALTIANIYKNRWQIELFFKWLKQNLAIKHFYGNSLNAVKSQIWIAICVYLLVSIAKKQLNLPASQQILLNLFEVNMFDKTPINQMVANAIQNLDEPDISKQLNLFDF; the protein is encoded by the coding sequence ATGAATCGGGGCAAAACAGTTTTCGCACAATTGCTGGACTTCGTGCCGTTCAATCATTTCGAATATCTGACCGAGCGCTTTGCCGCCAACCACGGGATCAAGCATTTCTCCGCATGGAGCCAATTCATCTGCATGGCCTATGCACAACTGACCCGGCGCGATGGCTTGCGTGATTTGGTTGCCTGTCTCAATTCTCAGAAGAGCAAGCTTTACCATATCGGTATCCGCAGCAAAGTATCCCGTTCCACACTGGCCGATGCCAACGAACGGCGCGACTGGCGGCTGTTCGAGGCACTCGGCCATCGTTTGATCTCCATAGCGCTCGAACTGTACCGGGACGAGGACATCGGCCTGGGACTCAAAGAACCGCTCTACGCCATGGACTCGACCACCATCGATCTGTGCCTGACGCTGTTCCCCTGGGCGGAATTTCGTTCAACCAAGGCCGCCGTCAAAGCGCACACCATCATTGATCTGCGCGGTTCAATCCCTGTGTTTCTGTCCATTACCACCGGCAAGGTTCACGATGTCAATCTGCTCGACGTGATCCCATTCCCCGCTGGCACCATCGTCGTCATTGATCGGGGCTACCTGCACTTCGCCAGATTGTATGCGCTACACCAGCGCCAAGTTACCTTTGTCATCCGCGCAAAGAACAATCTCCGCTTTACCTGGATTGCGTCGCGCGAAGTGGACAAAGCCACTGGATTACGCTGCGATCAAACCATACTGCTGGCGACACCCAAATCAAAAACCGCTTACCCGGAACGCCTGCGCCGGGTTTCTTTCCGCGACCCGGAAACCGGCAAGCATTTGGTGTTCCTGACCAATCGCTTCGATTTGCCCGCGCTGACCATCGCCAATATCTACAAAAATCGCTGGCAAATCGAACTGTTCTTCAAGTGGCTCAAGCAAAACCTTGCCATCAAACATTTCTATGGCAATTCCCTCAATGCCGTCAAATCCCAAATCTGGATCGCAATATGCGTTTACCTGCTGGTCAGCATTGCCAAAAAACAGCTCAATCTTCCTGCCTCCCAGCAGATTTTACTGAATCTTTTTGAGGTCAATATGTTCGATAAAACCCCAATAAATCAAATGGTTGCAAATGCGATACAGAATCTTGACGAACCGGACATCAGTAAACAATTGAATCTATTCGATTTTTAA
- the torT gene encoding TMAO reductase system periplasmic protein TorT gives MSQKYMYGALLLCCLHGGVAASAETPQVSSTVKFEPVPVFSIFPPLKRSGSADDALSTGRVVDSTYVMAEPASRPWRIAFLFPHVKDPYWVDCTYGLISEAKRLGVAIDIFPADGYDDLIGQLRKMDEVIAEKYDAIVISPISQTANNPSIAKARSRGIPVFQLANDSTSDDLTIKITSSLKGMGVDTMGWVIRDAQRRGLKAINVALLPGPADAGWVMGEVAGARAAAKKSPIKVNIADIRYGDSDLVGQSQLAEQLLAAHGSKLDYILGCTACAPAAILPVHDAGLKEKIRIVAFGLTREMIGHIRRGEIYAATDVKGVSQARVAINATVNYLEGRIESRPHTMLIKLGMVDRDNYAQYNYDVSTSPPAYRTVLSYDPTHYCPVKNRIDSIVY, from the coding sequence ATGTCCCAGAAATATATGTATGGTGCATTACTGTTATGCTGTCTGCACGGTGGCGTTGCGGCGTCGGCGGAAACGCCTCAGGTGTCCTCGACCGTAAAATTTGAACCCGTGCCGGTTTTTTCGATTTTTCCTCCCCTGAAAAGAAGTGGTTCTGCCGATGATGCATTGTCCACCGGACGTGTGGTCGACAGCACTTATGTGATGGCAGAGCCGGCAAGTCGTCCGTGGCGCATCGCTTTTCTGTTTCCGCATGTTAAGGATCCTTACTGGGTCGATTGTACCTACGGTTTAATCAGCGAAGCTAAACGTTTGGGCGTTGCAATCGATATATTTCCTGCTGATGGTTATGACGATCTGATCGGGCAATTACGCAAGATGGACGAGGTTATCGCAGAAAAATACGATGCAATCGTCATTTCACCCATCAGTCAGACCGCCAACAATCCTAGTATTGCCAAGGCTCGATCCCGAGGTATTCCTGTTTTTCAACTGGCGAACGACAGTACCAGTGACGATTTGACCATCAAAATTACCTCGTCGCTTAAAGGCATGGGCGTTGATACCATGGGCTGGGTCATTCGCGATGCGCAGCGGCGCGGTTTAAAGGCAATCAATGTTGCATTGCTGCCGGGGCCTGCCGATGCGGGATGGGTGATGGGTGAGGTGGCGGGGGCGCGCGCTGCCGCAAAAAAATCACCGATTAAAGTGAATATTGCCGATATCCGATACGGCGACAGCGATCTGGTTGGCCAATCGCAGTTGGCGGAGCAGTTGTTGGCTGCGCACGGCTCAAAACTGGACTATATTTTAGGCTGTACGGCGTGTGCGCCTGCCGCTATTTTGCCGGTTCATGACGCCGGGCTAAAGGAAAAAATCAGAATTGTTGCTTTCGGACTGACCCGCGAGATGATAGGTCATATTCGTCGTGGCGAAATTTATGCGGCCACTGATGTTAAGGGGGTGAGTCAGGCGCGGGTCGCTATCAATGCAACAGTTAATTATCTGGAGGGGCGCATCGAATCGCGTCCTCATACCATGTTGATTAAGCTCGGTATGGTTGATCGTGATAATTATGCACAGTACAACTACGATGTCTCAACGTCTCCTCCGGCTTACCGGACCGTGCTTTCCTATGACCCGACTCACTACTGTCCGGTTAAAAATCGAATAGATTCAATTGTTTACTGA